A genome region from Paradevosia shaoguanensis includes the following:
- a CDS encoding glutamine cyclotransferase: protein MKKHTAELIQEYGPFPGAEQVHGLTFDGRYVWFASGDRLSALDPADTQPARAIEVPAHAGTAFDGEYLFQIAEDIIQKIDPATGKVLATIPAPGGGGDSGLAWAEGSLWVGQPRDHRIHQIDPDSGKVLRTIQSNRIVTGVTWVDGELWHGVWEGDDGAIVRLDPESGETLETIDMPPGMGVSGLESDGADRFYCGGGSSGRIRAIRRPR from the coding sequence ATGAAAAAGCACACAGCAGAACTCATCCAGGAATACGGCCCCTTCCCCGGCGCCGAACAGGTTCACGGCCTCACCTTCGATGGCCGCTATGTCTGGTTCGCTTCGGGAGACAGGTTGAGCGCACTCGATCCGGCGGACACCCAGCCCGCCCGGGCCATCGAGGTCCCGGCCCATGCCGGCACGGCCTTCGATGGCGAATACCTTTTCCAGATCGCCGAGGACATCATTCAGAAGATCGACCCGGCGACCGGAAAGGTCCTCGCTACCATCCCGGCTCCGGGCGGCGGCGGAGATTCCGGCCTGGCCTGGGCCGAAGGCTCCCTCTGGGTCGGCCAGCCGCGCGACCACCGCATCCACCAGATCGATCCCGATAGCGGCAAGGTGCTGCGCACCATCCAGTCCAACCGCATCGTCACCGGCGTCACCTGGGTGGATGGCGAACTCTGGCATGGCGTCTGGGAAGGCGATGACGGCGCCATCGTGCGCCTCGATCCTGAGAGCGGGGAGACGCTCGAAACCATCGACATGCCGCCTGGCATGGGCGTTTCGGGCCTCGAATCCGACGGCGCCGACCGCTTCTATTGCGGCGGCGGCAGCAGCGGCCGCATCCGCGCCATCCGCAGGCCGCGATAG
- a CDS encoding helix-turn-helix domain-containing protein encodes MDSLITAAARALAVGDALGALNRVALRDDPPALALRGIAMAQLGDLDRAKALLKSAARAFGPREAMARARCVLAEAEIALVSRDLAWSEKALASARATLEAHGDHLNVAHAGNLQVRRLVLLGRLDEAERLLAGFDPTPLPPAARAAHELVTAGIAIRRLHTARAREALAKAAAAAHAANIPALTAEVGEIARALAAPAARLIARGEERPLLLAEVEQLFETDVLVVDAGRNVVRQGKTIVPLTSRPVLFALARALAEAWPADAPRADLLSRAFGARHADESHRARLRVEIGRLRAELAGLAEINATDDGFALKPLAGEVVVLAPLLEDPDAAVLAFLADGESWSSSALALALGTSPRTVQRSLQALASAGKVQSVGQGRARRWMTPPPGFPTTLLLPGPFPGS; translated from the coding sequence ATGGACTCGCTGATCACCGCCGCCGCGCGGGCTCTCGCCGTGGGCGATGCGCTTGGCGCGCTCAACCGCGTCGCGCTGCGCGATGACCCGCCTGCATTGGCGCTGCGCGGCATCGCTATGGCGCAGCTGGGCGACCTGGATCGCGCCAAAGCTCTGCTCAAAAGCGCGGCTCGCGCCTTCGGCCCGCGGGAGGCCATGGCCCGCGCCCGCTGCGTGCTGGCCGAAGCCGAAATAGCGCTTGTCTCGCGCGACCTCGCCTGGTCCGAAAAAGCCCTCGCCTCCGCCCGCGCCACGCTCGAAGCCCATGGCGACCACCTCAACGTTGCCCATGCCGGGAACCTCCAGGTGCGACGCCTCGTACTGCTCGGGCGGCTCGACGAAGCCGAAAGGCTGTTGGCGGGATTCGACCCGACGCCCCTGCCCCCGGCCGCGCGCGCTGCCCACGAACTGGTCACCGCCGGCATCGCCATCCGCCGCCTGCACACGGCGCGGGCGCGCGAAGCGCTGGCCAAGGCGGCAGCAGCCGCCCATGCCGCCAATATTCCGGCTCTCACCGCTGAAGTGGGAGAAATCGCGCGCGCTCTCGCGGCCCCTGCAGCGCGGCTCATCGCGCGCGGCGAAGAGCGCCCGCTCCTGCTCGCCGAAGTCGAGCAGCTCTTCGAGACCGACGTGCTGGTCGTCGATGCCGGCCGCAATGTCGTACGCCAGGGCAAGACCATCGTGCCGCTCACCAGCCGGCCGGTTCTCTTCGCACTTGCCCGCGCACTGGCCGAAGCCTGGCCGGCCGACGCGCCACGCGCGGACCTGCTCTCACGCGCCTTCGGTGCCCGCCACGCCGACGAATCCCATCGCGCTCGCCTGCGCGTCGAGATCGGTCGCCTGCGCGCCGAACTAGCAGGCCTTGCCGAGATCAACGCGACCGACGATGGCTTTGCATTGAAACCCCTTGCGGGCGAGGTCGTCGTGCTCGCCCCGCTCCTTGAGGATCCCGATGCGGCGGTACTCGCCTTTCTCGCCGACGGCGAATCCTGGTCGAGTTCGGCCCTGGCCCTCGCATTGGGCACCAGCCCACGCACGGTCCAGCGCTCGCTCCAGGCTTTGGCATCGGCCGGCAAAGTGCAATCGGTCGGCCAGGGGCGTGCGCGACGCTGGATGACGCCACCACCCGGTTTCCCGACAACCTTGTTACTCCCGGGCCCGTTTCCGGGCAGCTAG